A stretch of the Actinoalloteichus fjordicus genome encodes the following:
- a CDS encoding MarR family winged helix-turn-helix transcriptional regulator, translating to MTSPAEEPPARWTGLPSWLLTQTAGHAHRLVSDGFSSAGARGYHYRLLATLDEFGPASQAALGRRSGIHLSDMVATINELADREQVERAPDPADRRRNIISLTAEGGRQLRRLEKRLAETQDELLEPLSAEERRRLTELLARLLDHHDRRTGAAEAE from the coding sequence ATGACGAGCCCGGCAGAGGAGCCGCCCGCCAGGTGGACGGGCCTGCCCAGTTGGCTGCTCACCCAGACCGCGGGCCACGCGCACCGCCTGGTGTCCGACGGGTTCTCCTCAGCGGGCGCTCGCGGCTACCACTACCGACTGCTGGCGACGCTGGACGAGTTCGGCCCGGCCAGTCAGGCCGCGCTGGGGCGGCGTAGCGGCATCCACCTCAGCGACATGGTCGCGACGATCAACGAGCTGGCCGACCGTGAGCAGGTCGAGCGCGCGCCGGACCCCGCCGATCGACGGCGCAACATCATCTCGCTGACCGCCGAGGGCGGCAGGCAGCTGCGGCGACTGGAGAAGCGGCTCGCCGAGACCCAGGACGAACTGTTGGAACCGCTGTCCGCCGAGGAGCGACGGCGGCTGACCGAGCTGCTGGCCAGGCTGCTGGACCACCACGATCGGCGCACCGGCGCCGCAGAAGCGGAGTGA
- a CDS encoding epoxide hydrolase family protein: MITPFRIAIPQADLDDLTDRLSRTRWPNEIADAGWDYGFPLARLKELAEYWRTGYDWRKHEAELNELPHFTTEIDSQNVHFVHVSSARPDALALILTHGWPGSFLEFLDVIEPLSRDFHLVIPSIPGFGFSGPTHERGWDAVRVARAWAELMRRLGYERYGAQGGDFGSGISTALGAVAPEQVVGVHVNYLPTRPVADADIALSETDEARLDKVRQLMANRPPYQALQARTPQTIGYALTDSPVGQLAWIAERFAQWTDPRTPIDDERMLTDVSLYWLTATAASSARLHRETPRRVEPCPVPLGVAVFAHDITQSVRPLAERLYDIRHWSEFERGGHFAAMEVPELLAEDVRRFFRSRITDEDRGAAR, encoded by the coding sequence ATGATCACGCCGTTCCGCATCGCCATCCCCCAGGCCGACCTCGACGACCTGACCGATCGGCTCTCCCGCACCCGCTGGCCGAACGAGATCGCCGACGCAGGCTGGGACTACGGCTTCCCGCTGGCGCGACTCAAGGAGCTGGCCGAGTACTGGCGCACCGGCTACGACTGGCGGAAGCACGAGGCGGAACTCAACGAGCTTCCGCACTTCACCACCGAGATCGACAGCCAGAACGTCCACTTCGTCCATGTCTCCTCGGCGCGGCCGGACGCGCTCGCGCTGATCCTCACCCACGGCTGGCCCGGCTCGTTCCTGGAGTTCCTCGACGTGATCGAGCCGCTGTCCCGCGACTTCCACCTGGTGATCCCGTCCATCCCCGGCTTCGGCTTCTCCGGGCCTACGCACGAGCGCGGGTGGGACGCCGTCCGCGTCGCGCGGGCCTGGGCCGAGCTGATGCGCCGCCTCGGGTATGAGCGCTACGGCGCGCAGGGCGGCGACTTCGGCTCGGGCATCTCCACGGCGCTCGGCGCGGTGGCCCCCGAGCAGGTCGTCGGGGTGCACGTCAACTACCTGCCGACCAGGCCGGTCGCCGACGCCGACATCGCGCTGTCCGAGACGGACGAGGCCCGGCTGGACAAGGTCCGGCAGCTGATGGCGAACCGTCCCCCGTACCAGGCGCTCCAGGCCCGCACCCCGCAGACCATCGGCTACGCGCTAACCGACTCGCCGGTCGGCCAGCTGGCCTGGATCGCCGAGCGCTTCGCCCAGTGGACGGATCCCCGCACCCCGATCGACGACGAGCGGATGCTCACCGACGTCTCGCTGTACTGGCTGACGGCCACGGCGGCCTCCTCGGCGCGGCTGCACCGCGAGACTCCTCGGCGGGTCGAGCCGTGCCCGGTGCCGCTCGGCGTCGCGGTGTTCGCGCACGACATCACGCAGTCGGTGCGACCGCTGGCCGAGCGGCTGTACGACATCCGGCACTGGTCGGAGTTCGAGCGCGGCGGCCACTTCGCCGCAATGGAGGTGCCGGAGCTGCTCGCCGAGGACGTCCGGAGGTTCTTCCGCTCCCGCATCACCGACGAGGACCGGGGCGCCGCTCGCTAG
- a CDS encoding VOC family protein has protein sequence MQISSTAISFTVEDVDASRDFFRRHLGFTEAMAADGFVSLTREDAAVNLVFLRRGIEVLPAHLRAQRAAGTIVAFVVDDLAGEQDRLRAEGVEITLPLRQEPWGERLFMITDPNGVSVELVEWATGDEAG, from the coding sequence GTGCAGATCTCATCCACCGCCATCTCCTTCACCGTCGAGGACGTCGACGCGTCCCGCGACTTCTTCCGCCGCCACCTCGGGTTCACCGAGGCGATGGCCGCCGACGGCTTCGTGTCCCTGACCCGCGAGGACGCCGCCGTCAACCTGGTGTTCCTGCGCCGAGGCATCGAGGTGCTGCCCGCACATTTGCGGGCGCAGCGGGCCGCCGGGACGATCGTCGCCTTCGTCGTCGACGACCTCGCGGGCGAGCAGGACCGCCTGCGCGCCGAGGGCGTCGAGATCACCCTCCCGCTGCGGCAGGAGCCCTGGGGCGAGCGCCTCTTCATGATCACCGACCCCAACGGAGTCTCCGTCGAACTCGTCGAGTGGGCGACCGGGGACGAGGCGGGCTGA
- a CDS encoding TetR/AcrR family transcriptional regulator produces the protein MAEDRSGTTDPARTLALLWREPGTGRPARGPRQGLTVDAVVDTGITLADGAGLDALTMRRVAQSLGVAPMSLYTYVRSKAELLDLMLDAVYLAMPRPDHVDRPWRERVTAVAEGNRALLARHPWVAAASTTRPVLGPGQMAKYEHELLAFEGIGLTDVEMDAALTYLLGFVHNVARLAIDRELAARDTAMNDEQWWAANEPLLAKVLDPSRFPTAARVGTAAGEEHQAAADPDHAYDFGLQRVLDGFAALLADR, from the coding sequence ATGGCCGAAGATCGCAGCGGCACGACCGATCCGGCCCGGACGCTGGCACTGCTGTGGCGGGAGCCCGGCACCGGGCGGCCCGCGCGGGGACCGCGGCAGGGGCTCACCGTCGACGCCGTGGTCGACACCGGGATCACCCTCGCCGACGGCGCCGGGCTCGACGCGCTGACCATGCGCCGCGTCGCCCAGTCCCTCGGCGTGGCGCCGATGTCGCTCTACACCTATGTCCGCAGCAAGGCCGAGCTGCTGGATCTGATGCTCGACGCCGTCTACCTGGCGATGCCGAGGCCCGACCACGTGGACCGGCCGTGGCGGGAGCGGGTGACGGCGGTCGCCGAGGGCAATCGCGCCCTGCTCGCCCGGCATCCCTGGGTCGCCGCCGCCTCCACGACCCGGCCGGTGCTGGGGCCGGGTCAGATGGCCAAGTACGAGCATGAGCTGCTGGCCTTCGAGGGCATCGGTTTGACCGACGTCGAGATGGACGCCGCCCTGACCTATCTGCTGGGCTTCGTGCACAACGTGGCGCGGCTGGCCATCGATCGAGAACTCGCGGCCCGCGACACCGCCATGAACGACGAGCAGTGGTGGGCGGCCAACGAGCCGCTGCTGGCGAAGGTCCTCGACCCGAGCCGCTTCCCGACGGCGGCGCGGGTCGGCACCGCAGCGGGTGAGGAACATCAGGCCGCCGCCGATCCCGACCACGCCTACGACTTCGGTCTTCAGCGGGTGTTGGACGGCTTCGCGGCGCTGCTCGCGGATCGCTGA
- a CDS encoding DUF5134 domain-containing protein, protein MVDGPLLRWLFTIGFAVALLGFLRQLVGRPADGPSLPARISALAHVLMCAAMVAMTWPWGMSIPLTPQLVVFSLATAWFLALTVGRLRAGREQAAGPSAHVHHTLMAAAMVWMLAIMPAAMTAPSSSGGHVHALAALGSPAEGITTLGAVSVAPERLGLSALVAVLTGLIGLYLILSSLRWIAGAVDAAQGVLAVESGTRPAAGWVRAEWAGRATAEVDGGSGTTGAGAVGLAAAVREKSGGTGAAAGSASALRGEAFEAACHAVMSIGMGAMLLVML, encoded by the coding sequence ATGGTCGACGGACCCCTGCTGCGCTGGCTGTTCACCATCGGGTTCGCCGTCGCGCTGCTCGGCTTCCTGCGGCAGCTCGTGGGACGCCCGGCGGACGGCCCGAGTCTGCCCGCGCGGATCTCGGCCCTGGCCCACGTGCTGATGTGCGCGGCGATGGTCGCCATGACCTGGCCGTGGGGGATGAGCATCCCTCTCACTCCACAGCTCGTCGTGTTCTCGCTCGCCACCGCGTGGTTCCTCGCGCTGACCGTGGGGCGGCTGCGGGCGGGCCGTGAGCAGGCCGCCGGGCCGTCGGCGCACGTCCATCACACGCTGATGGCGGCGGCGATGGTGTGGATGCTGGCGATCATGCCCGCCGCGATGACGGCACCCTCGAGCAGCGGCGGCCACGTGCACGCGCTCGCCGCCCTGGGTTCGCCCGCCGAGGGCATCACGACCCTCGGCGCGGTGTCGGTCGCCCCCGAGCGGCTGGGCCTGTCCGCCCTCGTCGCCGTGCTCACCGGACTGATCGGGCTGTACCTCATCCTGTCGTCGCTGCGCTGGATCGCCGGAGCGGTCGACGCCGCGCAGGGCGTCCTCGCCGTGGAATCCGGGACCCGGCCCGCCGCAGGGTGGGTCCGTGCCGAGTGGGCAGGCCGGGCGACGGCCGAGGTCGACGGCGGGAGCGGGACGACCGGGGCCGGTGCGGTCGGGCTCGCTGCGGCCGTCCGGGAGAAGTCCGGCGGTACGGGCGCGGCGGCAGGCTCGGCGAGTGCGCTGCGCGGCGAAGCCTTCGAAGCGGCCTGTCACGCGGTGATGAGCATCGGGATGGGGGCCATGCTGCTGGTGATGCTCTGA
- a CDS encoding PepSY-associated TM helix domain-containing protein: protein MSTSSAGIGRGGSASEGGGPERAAADVAPPGEPPGTPDAGSGPPAASGGDSTTSAWSHLRPLVLRLHFYAGVFVAPLLIIASLTGLLYVFSPQIEQAVYDRELHVSPTGTAQPLADQVEAARLVRPDDEMRSVRPGPTATDTTQVIFHAPDLPESYHRTVFVDPYTTEVRGVLETYGSGQALPVRGWIDWLHRGLHLGDVGRLYSELAASWLWLIVSVGAVLWVLRRRSDRRARAVLAPSGGPAGRRRTMSWHGSVGIWAAGGLVLLSATGLTWSTFAGENVNQLRAALSWDTPAVSTELPASGADTSAPPGGGADVGVDQVWAAVVAAGLTGPVEITPPEEPGTAYRVAEQGRVWPTEQDSAAVDPATGEVLEVLRFDDYPLAAKLARWGIDAHMGFLFGWVNQAVLVLLAGSLLGVIFWGYRMWWLRRPTRAAASSFGRPPARGAWRRIPGRVLAPVILLGVLIAYFLPLLGASLLVFLLIDILLGRRDRRRAAPIEAPPDPDDGTEIGALSDADAASAVVGAPSGGAADPATTGAGRTDTDTAGGA, encoded by the coding sequence ATGAGCACGAGTTCAGCGGGGATCGGGCGTGGCGGGTCTGCGTCGGAGGGCGGCGGGCCGGAGCGGGCCGCCGCCGATGTCGCGCCGCCGGGGGAACCGCCAGGGACACCCGATGCGGGCTCGGGCCCGCCGGCGGCGAGCGGCGGCGACTCCACGACGTCGGCCTGGTCGCACCTGCGGCCCCTGGTGCTGCGGCTGCACTTCTACGCGGGCGTCTTCGTCGCGCCGCTGCTGATCATCGCCTCGCTCACCGGGCTGCTCTATGTCTTCAGCCCGCAGATCGAGCAGGCCGTCTATGACCGAGAACTGCACGTGTCCCCCACCGGAACCGCGCAGCCGCTCGCGGACCAGGTCGAGGCCGCCCGCCTCGTCCGCCCCGACGACGAGATGAGATCCGTCCGGCCGGGCCCGACGGCGACCGACACTACGCAGGTGATCTTCCACGCCCCCGACCTGCCGGAGAGCTATCACCGCACGGTCTTCGTCGACCCCTACACGACCGAGGTCCGGGGCGTCCTGGAGACCTACGGCAGCGGGCAGGCCCTGCCGGTGCGCGGCTGGATCGACTGGCTGCACCGAGGACTGCACCTCGGCGACGTCGGCAGGCTCTACAGCGAACTCGCCGCGAGCTGGCTGTGGCTGATCGTCTCGGTGGGAGCCGTGCTGTGGGTGCTGCGCAGGCGGTCCGACCGGCGGGCCCGCGCCGTCCTCGCGCCCTCGGGTGGTCCGGCGGGCCGCCGCCGCACCATGTCCTGGCACGGCTCGGTGGGCATCTGGGCGGCGGGCGGGCTCGTCCTGCTCTCGGCCACCGGACTGACCTGGTCGACCTTCGCGGGCGAGAACGTCAATCAGCTCCGTGCGGCGCTGTCCTGGGACACGCCCGCCGTGTCGACCGAACTGCCCGCCTCGGGTGCCGACACGTCTGCCCCGCCGGGTGGCGGCGCCGACGTGGGCGTGGACCAGGTCTGGGCGGCCGTCGTCGCGGCGGGGCTCACCGGCCCCGTGGAGATCACCCCGCCCGAGGAGCCCGGCACGGCCTACCGAGTGGCGGAACAGGGCCGCGTCTGGCCCACCGAGCAGGACTCGGCCGCCGTCGACCCGGCGACCGGCGAGGTCCTCGAGGTGCTGCGCTTCGACGACTATCCGCTGGCGGCCAAACTGGCCCGCTGGGGGATCGACGCCCACATGGGCTTCCTCTTCGGCTGGGTGAACCAGGCCGTGCTGGTGCTGCTGGCCGGGTCGCTGCTCGGCGTGATCTTCTGGGGCTACCGGATGTGGTGGCTGCGCAGGCCGACGCGGGCCGCCGCTTCCTCCTTCGGCAGGCCGCCCGCCCGAGGCGCCTGGCGGCGGATTCCCGGCCGAGTGCTGGCGCCGGTGATCCTCCTCGGTGTCCTCATCGCCTATTTCCTGCCGCTGCTCGGCGCCTCGCTGCTGGTGTTCCTGCTGATCGACATCCTGCTCGGCCGCCGAGACCGCCGTCGCGCCGCGCCGATCGAGGCGCCGCCGGATCCTGACGACGGCACGGAGATCGGCGCGCTCTCGGATGCCGACGCGGCCTCGGCCGTGGTCGGAGCGCCGAGTGGGGGCGCCGCCGACCCCGCCACCACGGGGGCCGGCCGCACCGACACCGACACCGCCGGAGGTGCCTGA
- a CDS encoding YoaK family protein, whose amino-acid sequence MTSRTPDSRARTHLMLMLVLTFSTGVVDAVGYLGLDRVFVGNMTGNVVLLGMGVVDGVAGEGGVTVGGEPLPVLRPALALVGYLVGAVIAGRVLRRAAPGWTTHTTALLGVVAGVLLVLSGALLFTGAHPADPLGAVITTGTAVVMGIQAAAARRLAVKDVTTVVVTSTLTGLAADSRLAGGDGRLWARRVGAVGLILLGALVGAALLLWHIAAALLLSVVATVVVAVIGHRTREVVAEREPVVRTEASLG is encoded by the coding sequence TTGACGAGTCGCACGCCTGACAGTCGGGCACGCACCCACCTGATGCTGATGCTGGTGCTCACCTTCTCCACCGGGGTGGTCGACGCCGTCGGATACCTCGGCCTCGACCGGGTCTTCGTCGGCAACATGACCGGCAACGTCGTGCTGCTCGGCATGGGCGTGGTCGACGGCGTCGCGGGGGAGGGCGGCGTCACCGTCGGCGGCGAACCGCTGCCCGTACTGCGGCCCGCGCTGGCGCTGGTCGGCTACCTCGTCGGCGCCGTCATCGCGGGCCGAGTGCTGCGCAGGGCCGCACCCGGCTGGACGACGCACACCACCGCCCTGCTCGGGGTCGTCGCGGGAGTCCTGCTGGTGCTCAGCGGCGCCCTGCTGTTCACGGGGGCCCACCCGGCAGACCCGCTCGGCGCCGTGATCACCACCGGCACGGCCGTGGTGATGGGCATCCAGGCCGCAGCGGCCCGACGCCTCGCCGTCAAGGACGTCACCACGGTCGTGGTGACCTCGACACTGACCGGCCTCGCGGCGGACTCCCGCCTCGCGGGCGGCGACGGGCGACTGTGGGCCCGCCGGGTGGGCGCCGTCGGCCTCATCCTGCTCGGTGCGCTGGTCGGCGCGGCCCTGCTGCTGTGGCACATCGCCGCCGCCCTGCTGCTGTCCGTCGTGGCCACCGTCGTGGTCGCGGTGATCGGCCACCGGACCCGCGAGGTCGTCGCGGAGCGGGAGCCCGTGGTGCGCACCGAGGCTTCGCTGGGCTGA
- a CDS encoding GntR family transcriptional regulator: MTSLSERVAGRIRRDIIRGTLAPGTRVTEAALSEAYGVSRVPIREAFRVLETEGFVVSRPYAGSTVAALDTADADDLFAVRATVEERTARRAAGRADSAAVARLMAVVDAGDSALAAGRRQDLTDLNTAFHLAIAEIAANPSLTGMLRQLAGKIEWIYAADVAVRAESSWIEHRLIASAIETGDVDGAALLMRRHVENSRHGYLLRHG; encoded by the coding sequence GTGACCAGCCTCAGCGAGCGGGTCGCAGGCCGAATCCGGCGCGACATCATCCGGGGCACCCTCGCGCCCGGAACGCGGGTCACCGAGGCCGCGCTGAGCGAGGCCTACGGCGTCTCGCGGGTCCCGATCCGAGAGGCGTTCCGGGTCCTGGAGACCGAGGGGTTCGTCGTGTCCCGCCCCTATGCGGGCTCGACCGTCGCGGCCCTGGACACCGCGGACGCCGACGACCTCTTCGCGGTGCGCGCGACGGTCGAGGAGCGCACGGCGCGCCGGGCGGCGGGCCGGGCCGACTCGGCGGCCGTGGCTCGACTGATGGCCGTCGTCGACGCGGGAGACTCCGCGCTGGCGGCGGGCAGGCGGCAGGATCTGACCGATCTGAACACGGCGTTCCACCTCGCCATCGCCGAGATCGCGGCGAATCCGAGCCTGACGGGGATGCTGCGACAACTCGCGGGCAAGATCGAGTGGATCTACGCTGCCGACGTGGCGGTGCGGGCGGAGAGCTCGTGGATCGAGCATCGGCTGATCGCCTCGGCGATCGAGACGGGCGACGTCGATGGTGCGGCCCTCCTCATGCGCCGTCATGTCGAGAACTCCCGGCACGGATACCTGCTCCGCCACGGCTGA
- a CDS encoding ABC transporter substrate-binding protein: protein MTHPDLRPAAPSWRAGRRARRRGRVCAAVGAALATLVASACVPVQPPPPAGERSDVTGSPVGDTPVREGGDLVMGLSAEPDQLDPTTSTSLYTRYVMSSVCEKLYDLDAEGELVPQLASELPTVSGDGLSVTIPLRTGAVFADGAPFDAEAVRTTLLRHLEKEDSARRAELGPIESIEVLDEEQVVLHYAEPFAPITGALADRAGMILSPDALAEHPDDFGSHPVCVGPFRFVDRIPQTSISVERDPLYYDADQVHLDTITYRIMSDASIRAANLRSGDVQVIDRVSTTEVDALALEDGIDVLQIGSLGYQGVTFNVGNVAGVGAETGEIDTPLAADPRVRQAFSHAVDRDALVNSVFNNWFEPACSPISPASPFTSEASEACPEHDPEESRRLLAEAGVETPYRIRLQAANNPDTLRFSQALQASVGEGGFEIEIVPVEYSTLLDVQANGTFDAVQLGWSGRIDPNNNIRTFMETGAGSNYAGYSTPEVDELLAEAAEVDDVERRAELYGEIVTILQQDNPIVYLYRERNLTAHSEDLVGVEVYADGVIRLGHAAFRAEED from the coding sequence ATGACCCACCCGGATCTGCGCCCCGCCGCGCCTTCGTGGCGTGCCGGCAGGCGTGCCCGGCGTCGAGGCCGCGTCTGCGCGGCGGTCGGCGCGGCGCTGGCGACCCTGGTCGCGAGCGCCTGCGTCCCGGTTCAGCCGCCGCCGCCAGCAGGCGAGCGTTCGGACGTCACCGGGTCGCCGGTGGGCGACACCCCGGTGCGCGAGGGCGGCGATCTGGTGATGGGCCTCTCGGCCGAGCCGGACCAGCTCGACCCGACGACGTCGACCTCGCTCTACACCCGGTATGTCATGAGCAGCGTCTGCGAGAAGCTCTACGACCTCGACGCCGAGGGCGAACTGGTCCCCCAGCTGGCCAGCGAGCTGCCGACGGTCTCCGGCGACGGACTCAGCGTCACCATCCCGCTGCGCACGGGCGCCGTCTTCGCCGACGGCGCACCCTTCGACGCCGAGGCGGTCCGCACGACACTGCTCCGCCACCTGGAGAAGGAGGACTCGGCCCGGCGCGCGGAGCTGGGGCCGATCGAGTCCATCGAGGTGCTCGACGAGGAGCAGGTGGTGCTGCACTACGCCGAACCCTTCGCGCCGATCACCGGCGCCCTGGCCGACCGGGCGGGCATGATCCTCTCTCCTGACGCGCTCGCCGAGCACCCTGACGACTTCGGCTCCCACCCGGTGTGCGTCGGCCCGTTCCGCTTCGTCGACCGCATCCCGCAGACCTCGATCAGTGTGGAACGCGATCCGCTGTACTACGACGCCGACCAGGTCCACCTCGACACGATCACCTACCGGATCATGTCCGACGCCTCGATCAGGGCGGCGAACCTGCGCTCCGGCGACGTGCAGGTGATCGACCGGGTCTCCACCACCGAGGTGGATGCGCTCGCGCTGGAAGACGGCATCGACGTGCTTCAGATCGGCTCGCTGGGCTATCAGGGCGTCACGTTCAACGTCGGCAACGTCGCGGGTGTGGGCGCCGAGACCGGCGAGATCGACACGCCACTGGCCGCCGACCCTCGGGTGCGGCAGGCGTTCTCCCACGCCGTCGACCGGGACGCGCTGGTCAACTCGGTGTTCAACAACTGGTTCGAGCCCGCCTGCTCCCCGATCTCCCCGGCGAGCCCGTTCACCAGCGAGGCGAGCGAGGCCTGCCCGGAGCACGATCCCGAGGAGTCGCGCAGGCTGCTCGCCGAGGCGGGCGTCGAGACGCCGTACCGGATCAGACTCCAGGCCGCCAACAACCCGGACACGCTGCGGTTCTCCCAGGCCTTGCAGGCCTCGGTCGGCGAGGGCGGCTTCGAGATCGAGATCGTGCCGGTGGAGTACTCCACCCTGCTCGACGTCCAGGCCAACGGCACCTTCGACGCCGTCCAGCTCGGCTGGTCCGGGCGGATCGACCCGAACAACAACATCAGGACGTTCATGGAGACCGGCGCGGGCAGCAACTACGCCGGCTACAGCACGCCCGAGGTCGACGAGTTGCTGGCCGAGGCGGCCGAGGTCGACGACGTGGAGCGCCGAGCCGAGCTGTACGGGGAGATCGTGACGATCCTCCAGCAGGACAACCCGATCGTCTACCTGTATCGCGAACGCAACCTCACTGCGCACAGCGAAGACCTCGTCGGCGTGGAGGTCTACGCCGACGGCGTCATCCGCCTGGGCCACGCCGCCTTCCGAGCCGAGGAGGACTGA
- a CDS encoding ABC transporter permease → MGRYLLTRTWQSLVTLLLASMVVFLGVRALPGDPALAMAGEEANPEQLAAIRANLGLDDSLLVQYWRFLTNTLSGDLGESVRTGTPVTELIATTLPVTIELSVYALIVAMLFGIGAGVVAAVFRGRWPEWTANGFALVSLSVPNFWLGILAILYLAVGLGWFPASGYVSPWEDPLRGLLHLTLPAIILGTGIAGVVMRQTRASMLETLTADYVRTARAKGLGRGTVLMRYALRNSLITVVTIVGLQLGGLISGAVVTERIFGLPGFGKLTLDSVFSRDYPVIQAVVLVVTAAYILINLAVDVLYTLIDPRIRVGGKA, encoded by the coding sequence GTGGGCCGCTATCTGCTCACCAGAACCTGGCAGTCACTGGTCACCCTGCTGTTGGCCTCGATGGTCGTCTTCCTCGGCGTCCGCGCCCTGCCCGGCGACCCCGCGCTGGCCATGGCAGGTGAGGAGGCGAACCCCGAGCAGCTGGCCGCCATCCGGGCGAACCTCGGGCTGGACGACTCGCTGCTCGTGCAGTACTGGCGGTTCCTCACCAACACCCTGAGCGGCGACCTCGGCGAGTCGGTCCGCACCGGTACACCCGTCACCGAGCTGATCGCCACCACCCTGCCGGTGACCATCGAGCTGTCGGTCTACGCCCTCATCGTGGCGATGCTGTTCGGCATCGGCGCCGGGGTCGTCGCGGCGGTGTTCCGTGGTCGCTGGCCGGAGTGGACCGCCAACGGCTTCGCCCTGGTCTCGCTGTCGGTGCCGAACTTCTGGCTGGGCATCCTCGCGATCCTGTACCTGGCGGTGGGCCTGGGCTGGTTCCCGGCCTCCGGCTACGTCTCGCCGTGGGAGGACCCGCTGCGCGGCCTGCTGCACCTGACGCTGCCCGCCATCATCCTGGGCACCGGCATCGCGGGGGTGGTGATGCGGCAGACCCGCGCCTCGATGCTGGAGACGCTCACCGCCGACTACGTCCGCACCGCCAGGGCCAAGGGCCTCGGCCGGGGCACCGTGCTGATGCGGTATGCGCTGCGGAACAGCCTCATCACCGTGGTCACGATCGTCGGGCTTCAGCTCGGCGGGCTGATCTCGGGCGCCGTGGTCACCGAGCGGATCTTCGGACTGCCCGGCTTCGGCAAGCTCACCCTGGACTCCGTCTTCAGCCGGGACTACCCGGTGATCCAGGCCGTGGTCCTGGTGGTGACGGCGGCCTACATCCTGATCAACCTCGCCGTGGACGTCCTCTACACGCTGATCGACCCGCGAATCCGAGTGGGAGGCAAGGCCTGA
- a CDS encoding ABC transporter permease, which yields MSTVPEPVQVDLAQVRGRVLRDILRNPLGVTGGVLLLVVIAAALLAPWIAPYSPAEVHFDAPFQQPLTIGYALGTDDLGRDILSRLLHGARTSLQVGGLSVLLAIMIGTPLGLLAGFWPVLDAIVSRLTDLMLAFPFLVLAVGLAAINGPSLTNAAIALGVAQIPTMIRVVRAETLRFKGKDFVLAARGLDASGPRILAQHILPNATSAIIVQATVIMPVAVIGEATLSFLGLGIQPPTPSLGVMLADAQQYLVRAPTAAIFPGLVILLICLGFNLFGDALRDALDPTTRR from the coding sequence ATGTCCACCGTCCCCGAGCCCGTGCAGGTCGACCTCGCCCAGGTGCGAGGGCGCGTGCTGCGCGACATCCTGCGCAACCCGCTGGGCGTCACCGGCGGTGTGCTGCTGCTCGTGGTGATCGCGGCGGCGCTGCTGGCCCCGTGGATCGCGCCCTACTCGCCCGCCGAGGTGCACTTCGACGCACCGTTCCAGCAGCCGCTGACGATCGGCTACGCGCTGGGCACCGACGATCTCGGCCGCGACATCCTCTCCAGGCTCCTGCACGGGGCGCGGACGTCGTTGCAGGTCGGCGGGCTGTCGGTGCTGCTGGCAATCATGATCGGGACCCCGCTGGGGCTGCTGGCGGGCTTCTGGCCCGTGCTCGATGCGATCGTGTCGCGGCTGACCGACCTGATGCTGGCCTTCCCGTTCCTCGTGCTGGCCGTCGGCCTGGCCGCCATCAACGGCCCGAGCCTGACCAACGCGGCGATCGCGCTGGGCGTCGCGCAGATCCCCACCATGATCCGAGTGGTCCGGGCCGAGACGCTGCGGTTCAAGGGCAAGGACTTCGTGCTCGCGGCCCGAGGCCTGGACGCCTCGGGGCCCCGCATCCTCGCCCAGCACATCCTGCCCAACGCGACCTCGGCGATCATCGTCCAGGCCACCGTGATCATGCCCGTGGCGGTCATCGGCGAGGCGACGCTGTCCTTCCTCGGCCTGGGCATCCAGCCGCCCACCCCGAGCTTGGGCGTGATGCTCGCCGACGCCCAGCAGTACCTGGTGCGCGCCCCCACGGCGGCGATCTTCCCGGGCCTGGTGATCCTGCTGATCTGTCTTGGCTTCAACCTGTTCGGCGACGCCCTGCGCGACGCACTCGACCCGACCACTCGACGCTGA